A single genomic interval of Antarcticibacterium arcticum harbors:
- a CDS encoding SGNH/GDSL hydrolase family protein: MKLNKYKWFVLLLAGVVIGCSSNDDNEVIVEQVEYTSGSADFSTYVAIGNSLSSGYTDGALFRAGQNNSMPNILAGQFELAGGGEFIQPLVPDNKGGLLLGGNKIAEPRLYFNGSGPVRISAAPATEVSTRLTGAFNNLAVPGAKSFHLLAQGYGNVAGVATGLANPYFARFASSNTASVLGDAIAQDPTFFSLWIGNNDVLSYATSGGAGINQLGNGDPATYGSNDITDPQVFKNIYTMIVQGLKSTGADGVVANIPNVMKIPYFTTVPHAPLSPANPSFGPLIPTLNQTFGGLNQVFTALGVPERSIVFSSTAASAVVIKDETLTDLSAQITAALGAGGVDAGTAYIFGQLYGQARQATASDLLVLPSSSIIGQPNAEAFTMLTALGVPEATAGQLSVNGITFPLEDKWVLTPAEQAEVLAATTAFNQIIKNVADEYELAHVDVNSILNQVAATGVGFDEFSLNAKLVFGGAFSLDGIHPTARGNAYIANKFIEAINAKFGSNLPAVKAAGYTTLYPASM, from the coding sequence ATGAAATTAAATAAATATAAATGGTTCGTGCTGCTCCTTGCAGGGGTGGTAATAGGTTGTAGTTCAAATGATGATAATGAGGTAATAGTAGAACAGGTAGAATATACCTCCGGGTCTGCCGATTTTTCAACCTACGTAGCAATTGGAAATAGCCTTTCATCTGGTTATACAGATGGTGCACTTTTCAGGGCCGGTCAAAACAATTCTATGCCCAACATCCTTGCCGGGCAATTTGAGTTGGCCGGGGGAGGCGAGTTTATCCAGCCATTGGTACCAGATAATAAAGGAGGCCTACTGCTTGGGGGTAATAAAATTGCCGAGCCCAGGCTTTATTTCAATGGTAGTGGTCCGGTAAGGATTTCTGCCGCTCCGGCAACCGAAGTTTCAACCCGTTTAACAGGCGCTTTTAATAATTTGGCTGTTCCGGGAGCAAAGAGTTTCCATTTATTGGCACAGGGTTACGGAAATGTGGCTGGAGTGGCCACAGGCCTGGCAAATCCATATTTCGCCCGGTTTGCCAGTAGTAATACCGCCTCTGTGCTTGGCGATGCCATTGCCCAGGACCCTACATTTTTCTCATTATGGATTGGGAATAACGATGTCTTGTCTTATGCCACCAGTGGTGGTGCAGGCATAAATCAATTAGGGAATGGAGATCCTGCAACCTATGGAAGTAATGACATCACTGATCCTCAGGTCTTTAAGAATATTTATACGATGATTGTTCAGGGTTTAAAATCTACCGGCGCAGATGGAGTAGTTGCAAATATTCCCAATGTGATGAAGATCCCATATTTCACGACAGTACCCCATGCCCCTTTAAGTCCGGCAAACCCTTCTTTTGGCCCTTTAATTCCTACCTTAAATCAAACATTTGGAGGCCTTAACCAGGTATTTACCGCTTTGGGAGTTCCCGAGCGATCTATAGTTTTTTCTAGTACAGCTGCAAGCGCGGTTGTTATTAAGGACGAAACACTTACAGATCTTTCGGCTCAAATTACAGCTGCGTTAGGTGCCGGTGGGGTAGATGCCGGAACTGCATATATTTTCGGTCAATTATACGGGCAGGCCAGACAGGCAACTGCCAGTGATCTTCTTGTTCTTCCCAGTTCTTCTATAATTGGACAGCCTAATGCAGAAGCCTTTACAATGCTTACAGCCCTGGGTGTGCCAGAGGCTACTGCAGGGCAGTTATCTGTAAATGGAATAACTTTTCCGCTGGAAGATAAATGGGTATTAACCCCGGCTGAACAAGCCGAAGTTTTGGCTGCTACAACTGCTTTTAACCAAATTATTAAAAACGTTGCAGATGAATATGAACTGGCACATGTAGATGTGAATTCTATTCTTAACCAGGTAGCGGCAACAGGGGTAGGTTTTGATGAGTTTTCTCTTAATGCAAAACTGGTTTTTGGAGGTGCTTTTTCTCTTGATGGAATTCATCCCACCGCCAGAGGGAATGCATATATAGCCAATAAATTTATTGAAGCTATTAATGCTAAATTTGGATCTAATTTACCAGCGGTGAAGGCTGCAGGATATACCACATTATATCCGGCATCAATGTAA